The proteins below come from a single Rosa rugosa chromosome 2, drRosRugo1.1, whole genome shotgun sequence genomic window:
- the LOC133733652 gene encoding calcium-transporting ATPase 12, plasma membrane-type-like, whose protein sequence is MTDIASPVHQFDLESQHTVLLKTSSTNPPIDHWRWIYVILQVRKLLISSRAKKPTNGSQPPHHLSSATIPYAIISTSTTTGDADLQLTSGTTEILPASPQFSGDVHRIGEDDGSTAATDAKLQRTNISKIVTEKDFESLQEFGCVQGIAEALNSDLQNGIPCNEEDVSSRRPVSALLTTQAPVQGFFKLLLQSSNNHIIFLLLVAAVLSIGFGMKEEGPSTGWYEGAIIVFVIIILVVAPSIRDFWLQNPQNHAMKQTAGAIKMVVEVIRGGSPCEIPTCDVVSGDIVCLKQGSTVPGDGLFVSGELFVLDDGTVATIYDKKPFLFYGSKVVAGSGRMLVTSVGMDTAWGELMKKVANTPNRAHLPVQLDKVSTGTQIIGISISILILVVLFFRFMVEREDNHSGLPDLKGKPTASKEIMNLIEKIVMKPSGRISILTTSLAIFLVGVVEGIPLFVTLAIRYWNKKTLSGKATARGTLASVTVGSITTICTDKTGVLKLSVDKCYIGDEVIETDYVTRIDTHVREALCNGISTPLLMPSNPHCSSREDPLLSWAYLNLGMQYEILRQNCTILEIKGLSTNDEGSGVLMRRSSADNEGDMRLHWKGPATTILAMCSHYNDNKGETKVMDEQSILVFNEIIEGMQSKYLKTIAFAYKQTEVSMLEENSLILIALLGVRYSYCSDMVEACKKAGVNIVLVSEDNVSDLKVIARECGIFLNPNRLGVEGESFRNSAQENRMDDMANKICVMGNSIPSDRLLLVQCLKERGHVVAMVGVGTNDAPTLKEADVGIAMGTWSSGVARESSDIIIWDGNVSFLVTIIGCGRSIYYNIQKYIQLELTMNISWLLITSATTMCLGQSAIAAIQLVWANMIVTLLGGLALLMEPPTEELMKNAPVKRNESLISKAMWRNIVSQALYQTTILVAFQFKGPAIPGISKKVSESIVFNSFVLCQVFNQVNSRELEKKNVFRGIFHNLWFWVAVGAILTLQVSFVEIAHILAGNARLNWAEWGICLLIGMVSWAIDLIVKSATSFILSSGSISMPMTPSNVSESAANLELPLISEIPHESHRRLY, encoded by the exons ATGACAGACATCGCAAGCCCTGTGCACCAGTTCGACCTCGAGTCTCAGCATACAGTGTTGCTGAAAACCAGTAGTACTAATCCACCAATAGACCACTGGCGCTGGATTTATGTGATTCTCCAAGTGCGCAAACTCCTCATCTCATCCAGAGCCAAGAAACCTACAAACGGGTCTCAACCACCTCACCACCTCTCATCAGCTACAATCCCTTATGCTATTATCAGCACCAGCACTACTACTGGTGATGCA GACTTGCAACTGACATCAGGGACTACAGAAATCTTACCTGCCTCGCCTCAATTTTCTGGAGATGTCCATCGGATCGGGGAGGATGATGGTAGTACTGCTGCTACTGATGCAAAACTCCAGCGTACAAATATTTCCAAGATAGTCACGGAGAAAGACTTTGAGTCCTTACAGGAGTTTGGATGCGTCCAAGGAATTGCAGAGGCACTCAATAGCGATTTACAGAATGGAATCCCATGCAATGAAGAAGATGTGAGTTCTCGCCGCCCAGTCAGTGCCCTCTTAACCACACAGGCTCCTGTTCAAGGCTTCTTCAAACTGCTCCTACAGTCCAGCAACAACCACATAATTTTCCTTCTCTTGGTGGCTGCAGTGCTGTCGATTGGCTTTGGTATGAAGGAGGAAGGCCCAAGCACCGGTTGGTATGAAGGGGCCATCATAGTGTTTGTCATCATCATACTCGTTGTTGCGCCTTCCATACGcgatttttggcttcaaaatCCACAGAACCATGCAATGAAACAGACTGCAGGGGCCATTAAAATGGTGGTTGAGGTCATCAGAGGGGGATCCCCATGTGAAATACCCACATGTGATGTTGTTTCAGGTGACATAGTGTGCTTGAAACAGGGATCTACAGTTCCCGGTGATGGTTTGTTTGTTTCTGGTGAGTTGTTTGTATTGGATGATGGTACAGTGGCAACCATTTATGACAAGAAACCATTCTTGTTCTATGGTTCAAAGGTGGTTGCTGGAAGTGGTCGCATGCTTGTAACGTCTGTGGGCATGGACACAGCATGGGGTGAGCTGATGAAGAAAGTAGCCAATACTCCTAACCGGGCTCATTTACCGGTTCAACTTGATAAGGTCAGCACAGGCACGCAGATTATAGGGATCTCAATCTCTATTCTCATCCTGGTAGTGTTGTTCTTCCGTTTCATGGTTGAAAGGGAAGACAATCACTCTGGCCTCCCAGACCTTAAGGGGAAGCCAACTGCAAGCAAGGAGATAATGAatttaattgagaaaattgtgatGAAACCAAGTGGTCGGATCAGTATCCTAACGACATCTCTGGCTATATTCCTCGTAGGAGTAGTGGAAGGAATACCTCTTTTTGTTACACTTGCCATAAGGTATTGGAATAAGAAGACTTTATCTGGAAAGGCCACTGCTCGAGGGACTTTGGCGAGTGTCACCGTGGGCTCTATCACAACTATTTGCACTGACAAAACTGGCGTGCTGAAATTGTCAGTAGACAAGTGCTACATCGGGGATGAAGTCATAGAAACCGACTATGTCACTAGAATAGACACACATGTTCGTGAAGCTTTGTGCAATGGAATCAGCACACCCCTTCTGATGCCATCAAACCCTCATTGTAGCTCGAGAGAGGACCCGCTTCTTTCCTGGGCTTACCTCAATTTGGGAATGCAATATGAGATTTTGAGGCAAAATTGCACCATCCTGGAGATTAAAGGATTGAGCACCAACGATGAAGGCAGTGGAGTACTGATGAGAAGAAGCAGTGCTGACAACGAAGGAGATATGCGCTTGCATTGGAAAGGACCTGCAACAACAATATTAGCCATGTGTTCGCACTACAATGACAACAAAGGGGAAACAAAGGTCATGGATGAACAAAGTATATTGGTTTTTAACGAAATTATAGAGGGCATGCAGTCCAAATATCTCAAGACCATTGCATTTGCTTACAAACAGACTGAGGTTTCAATGCTAGAAGAAAACAGCTTAATCTTAATAGCACTGCTAGGTGTGAGGTATTCATACTGCAGTGATATGGTGGAAGCTTGTAAAAAAGCTGGAGTCAACATCGTATTGGTCTCAGAAGATAATGTTTCAGATCTGAAAGTCATTGCTCGTGAGTGTGGAATATTTCTGAACCCAAATAGATTGGGAGTTGAAGGTGAAAGTTTTCGAAATAGTGCCCAAGAAAACAGGATGGACGACATGGCAAATAAAATATGTGTGATGGGAAACTCCATTCCTTCTGACAGGCTCCTTTTGGTGCAATGTCTGAAAGAAAGAGGCCATGTCGTAGCAATGGTTGGAGTCGGAACAAATGATGCTCCAACTCTGAAAGAAGCTGATGTGGGCATTGCAATGGGGACTTGGAGTAGTGGAGTGGCAAGAGAGAGTTCTGACATCATCATCTGGGACGGAAATGTTAGTTTCTTGGTCACCATTATTGGGTGTGGAAGAAGCATATACTATAACATTCAGAAGTACATTCAACTTGAGCTCACCATGAATATATCATGGCTGTTGATAACATCCGCTACCACAATGTGTTTAGGACAAAGTGCAATTGCAGCCATACAATTGGTCTGGGCAAACATGATTGTGACTCTTCTAGGTGGGCTTGCTCTATTGATGGAACCTCCAACAGAGGAACTAATGAAAAACGCACCGGTCAAGCGAAATGAATCTCTCATTAGCAAGGCAATGTGGAGAAACATAGTCAGTCAAGCTTTATATCAGACTACCATCTTGGTCGCCTTTCAATTCAAAGGACCAGCTATCCCAGGCATCAGCAAGAAGGTCAGTGAGTCCATTGTTTTCAACAGTTTTGTTCTCTGTCAGGTATTCAACCAAGTGAATTCAAGGGAACTCGAGAAGAAAAACGTATTTAGGGGCATATTTCACAATCTATGGTTTTGGGTGGCTGTGGGTGCCATTCTTACCTTGCAGGTGAGTTTTGTTGAGATTGCACACATTCTGGCTGGCAATGCAAGGTTGAATTGGGCAGAGTGGGGTATATGTCTTCTAATTGGGATGGTTTCATGGGCAATTGATTTGATTGTTAAGTCTGCAACCAGTTTCATACTTAGCTCAGGATCCATTAGTATGCCTATGACACCCTCTAATGTTTCAGAATCCGCTGCTAATCTAGAGCTCCCACTCATTAGTGAAATTCCACATGAATCCCATCGTAGGCTGTATTAA
- the LOC133733651 gene encoding NADH-ubiquinone oxidoreductase 20.9 kDa subunit: MNTDITASTKPEYPVLDRNPPFTRVVGNFSTLDYFRFATITGVSVTVGYLSGIKPGIRGPSMVTGGLIGVMGGFMYAYQNSAGRIMGFFPNDREVAHYKK; the protein is encoded by the exons ATGAACACAGACATCACAGCGTCGACGAAGCCCGAGTACCCGGTGTTAGATCGGAACCCTCCCTTCACCAGAGTCGTCGGCAATTTCAGCACCCTCGACTATTTCCGATTCGCCACCATCACCGGCGTCTCCGTCACCGTCGGCTACCTCTCCG GGATTAAGCCGGGAATTCGAGGGCCGTCTATGGTGACCGGAGGTCTGATTGGAGTGATGGGCGGATTCATGTACGCTTACCAGAACTCGGCGGGTCGCATCATGGGCTTTTTCCCCAACGACCGTGAGGTAGCCCATTACAAGAAATGA